Proteins encoded within one genomic window of Episyrphus balteatus chromosome 1, idEpiBalt1.1, whole genome shotgun sequence:
- the LOC129917077 gene encoding ovostatin homolog 2-like → MSQDALTNLTIESNIEDLDILEHSDDISTTKQIVSKLIPSQKRDKFTYFLKPLKRGQYNITVKAMSSKASDTVQKTLLVEPQGIPQEMSKSYLVHLPEEGSLEDEITIDIPENAVPGSQRIELSVVGDIFRPLMMILQKLARVPYGNGEDNMKLIVSNSIVLKYLNVLNYSDPSLEIKIRQNLELGYQNQLSFKYLDGSFGLFERKTERTGDIWQTIFSLWGLQLAQDFVYVQDKVMNRGLDYLQSKQQKNGCYKSENSLEDDVKLTAFGLMVFLMDEDSRTKYNETVSKGLEYLNDIWSNLEYTPISVMAAYVLFLGEHEKAEDYLKILTSKAHLTNDQEQWTKSETLQSHLETTTESLMKVFESQEIPEQNLLHIARGLILSKNEESSIIHMVALNTLITFVKKLLLSDTNLNISFKDDQNKSGDFLLTKENSEVLQKFELTSSSRNIKLKSKGHGFALVDVNYVYNLLPQNQTSSIYSTNISLEYYSKVFNYLTICSSVLTNDTHSKFVIIDINVQSGYAFTETSFNEIENLNEDIKSIKFSNARDKAVIYYEYDPSNELCVELELRRSYNVLNSKPGWIMVYGEQSKEQGASNSFKFYDS, encoded by the exons ATGTCTCAAGATGCTTTGACAAATTTGACAATTGAAAGTAATATTGAAGACCTTGATATTCTGGAACACAGTGATGATATCTCTACAACTAAACAAATAGTCTCAAAGCTTATTCCGTCACAGAAAAGGGACAAATTTACATATTTCCTGAAACCCCTCAAAAGAGGACAATACAATATAACTGTCAAAGCTATGTCGTCTAAAGCAAGTGACACCGTTCAAAAGACGCTTCTTGTCGAACCTCAAGGTATACCTCAAGAAATGTCAAAGTCATATTTGGTTCATCTTCCCGAAGAAGGCTCCCTAGAAGACGAAATCACGATTGATATTCCCGAAAACGCTGTTCCGGGATCTCAAAGAATTGAACTCTCAGTAGTTGGAGATATATTTCGACCTTTGATGATGATTCTTCAAAAACTTGCTCGGGTTCCCTATGGAAATGGTGAAGACAATATGAAACTTATTGTCTCTAATTCCATTGTTTTGAAGTATTTAAAT GTTTTAAACTATTCAGATCCAAgtttagaaattaaaattcgTCAGAATCTTGAACTTGGCTACCAGAATCAGCTGTCTTTTAAGTATTTGGATGGTTCTTTTGGACTTTTTGAACGAAAAACTGAAAGAACTGGTGACATTTGGCAAACTATATTTAGTTTGTGGGGATTGCAATTGGCACAAGATTTTGTCTATGTTCAGGATAAGGTTATGAACAGAGGTTTGGATTATCTACAatctaaacaacaaaaaaatggatGCTATAAATCGGAGAATAGTTTAGAAGACGATGTAAAGTTGACAGCTTTTGGATTGATGGTATTTCTAATGGACGAA GATTCAAGAACAAAATACAATGAAACGGTTTCTAAAGGTCTTGAGTACTTAAATGATATTTGGAGTAATTTGGAATACACTCCAATTTCTGTTATGGCAGcctatgttttgtttttgggaGAGCATGAAAAGGCTGAAGATtatctaaaaattttaacttccaAAGCACATTTGACAA atgaCCAAGAACAATGGACAAAGTCGGAAACACTCCAATCACATCTTGAAACAACTACTGAAAGCTTGATGAAGGTGTTTGAATCTCAGGAAATACCAGAACAAAACTTACTCCACATAGCTAGAGGCTTGATACTATCGAAAAATGAAGAATCGTCGATAATTCACATGGTAGCTCTAAATACACTTATAACCTTTGTGAAAAAGCTTCTCCTAAGCGATACAAACCTCAATATAAGTTTTAAGGATGATCAAAATAAATCAGGAGACTTTCTACTAACCAAAGAAAATTCAGAAGTTTTACAGAAGTTTGAG CTTACTTCAAGCTCTCGAAATATCAAACTAAAAAGCAAAGGTCATGGTTTTGCACTTGTAGATGTAAACTATGTTTACAATCTTTTACCACAAAATCAAACTTCTTCAATTTATTCAACCAATATATCACTTGAGTATTATTCAAAAGTATTCAATTATTTGACGATATGTTCGAGTGTTCTTACAAATGATACTCATAGTAAATTTGTAATAATTGATATTAATGTTCAATCTGGTTATGCATTCACTGAGACGAGttttaatgaaattgaaaatcttAACGAAGATATCAAG TCCATTAAGTTCAGTAATGCTCGAGATAAAGCTGTGATTTATTATGAATATGATCCTAGTAATGAACTATGCGTTGAGTTAGAACTTCGGAGGTCTTATAACGTTTTAAATTCTAAACCTGGATGGATAATGGTGTATGGAGAACAAAGCAAAG AACAAGGGGCTAGCAACAGTTTCAAGTTCTATGATTCATAA
- the LOC129917084 gene encoding uncharacterized protein LOC129917084, which translates to MYSKTKGFDMEILTESPEEGKEFEIKITNPEPFDEFSYDIVSRGDIIQSERIFVPDNQTTYILRLKATFSMVPKITIYAHHIKNMKFGGQLKDVVIKRAVQNSVSSLAYS; encoded by the exons atgtaTAGTAAAACTAAGGGATTTGATATGGAAATTTTGACGGAAAG tcccGAAGAAGGAAAagagtttgaaataaaaatcacaAATCCAGAACCATTTGATGAGTTTTCATATGATATTGTATCAAGAGGAGATATAATTCAATCGGAACGGATATTT GTCCCGGATAACCAAACAACGTATATTCTTCGCCTGAAAGCTACATTTTCAATGGTTCCCAAGATAACAATCTATGctcatcatataaaaaatatgaaatttggtGGACAGCTGAAGGATGTTGTCATAAAAAGAGCTGTTCAAAATTCGGTGAGTAGTCTTGCATACAGTTAA
- the LOC129917093 gene encoding thioester-containing protein 1 allele R1-like — MVEVQYKYNVIPENQTSSFFSIDISTERHSILLSDLVICSSVLANETKSKFIIMEINLQTGYVFSEDDINEIENFSENIKSLQFNEGRNEAIIYFDYNSNEDTCIKLKVRKSFKVLDTKPGWVIVYGAHDKDQKATKSFLLNDF, encoded by the exons ATGGTAGAAGTTCAATATAAATACAATGTTATTCCTGAAAACCAAACGTCTTCATTCTTTTCTATCGATATATCAACTGAAAGGCATTCGATTCTTTTGAGTGACTTGGTGATATGTTCAAGTGTCCTTGCAAACGAAACTAAAAGTAAATTTATTATAATGGAAATTAACCTACAGACTGGTTATGTGTTTTCTGAAGATgatataaatgaaattgaaaactttaGTGAAAATATCAAA TCACTTCAATTCAATGAGGGTCGAAATGAAGCTATTATTTACTTTGATTATAATTCAAATGAGGACACATGCATTAAACTAAAAGTTCGCAAATCTTTCAAAGTTCTTGATACAAAACCTGGGTGGGTCATAGTTTATGGTGCACATGATAAAg ATCAAAAAGCTACAAAGAGTTTCCTACTCAATGACTTCTAA
- the LOC129907293 gene encoding thioester-containing protein 1 allele R1-like produces the protein MYNLLFNVTSFMVPRITIYAHHIKNMKFGGRLKDIVIRRSRPNSIEITNDNEAKPGSTVNINVTTDEGSYVGLMGLDRSSLKNVNQMETLNEDYVKTILKSVNSEQSYPTPLYGATGDVITFSNVLSSDKQNPSLGELPILQMPEVTAKILPESWLFKDFQRTPAGGFTFKETTPDAVTNWAITGFSLHPDTGLTFTKNTTDIEVVQQLSVSFDLPCFMREGEIIEIPIFIRNYMNKDVIVNVTIESDSEDLGILKHSEDISTPQKNISKLLPGKKSDEFRYFLKPVKSGLYNILVKAISSSGSDTTLKTLNVIPRGISYTRSKRYLVHLLEKNIQEDEINIDIPENSVPGSQIIGVSAVGDIFGHLIENLQKLSQGPYMNTEDNMKLIVANSIVLKYLKTLNYLNTNLESKIQLNLELGYQNQLTFKYSDGSFGLFEQKIGKTGDIWHTAFALWGLKKANEFIHIDPKVINGTLNYLRVKQQANGCYKSNSGLEEDVKSTAFVLMVLLMDETLKTAYNETITKGLECLYESSKNLEHSASSFMTAYVLILGNHEKAENVTKKLTSGTHFLRKQMTWTSTNTIESYLEVFASSFMNLIESQEISDQSSLRVLRGLIDSKTKESSIYHIIALQAMVGYLKKSSLLKTYLKIRFKDDHHNSGDFRIDAENLQVLQGYEVNSIDFSICPNQIFIFLSLLQILER, from the exons atgtaCAATCTACTATTTAATGTGACATCCTTCATGGTTCCAAGGATAACAATCTATGCTCATCATattaaaaacatgaaatttgGGGGACGATTGAAAGATATTGTCATAAGAAGATCTCGGCCAAATTCg ATTGAAATTACAAACGACAACGAAGCAAAACCTGGTTCAACGGTGAATATAAATGTTACAACCGATGAAGGATCTTACGTTGGGCTTATGGGACTGGATCGGAGTTCTTTGAAGAACGTAAATcaaatggaaactttaaatgaGGATTATGTTAAAACGATACTAAAAAGTGTCAATTCTGAGCAGTCTTATCCTACCCCGCTCTATGGCGCTACAGGAGATGTAATTACTTTTTCAAATGTCCTGTCATCTGATAAACAAAATCCATCACTTGGTG aactcCCAATTTTGCAGATGCCAGAAGTGACTGCAAAAATTTTACCCGAAAGTTGGTTGTTTAAAGATTTTCAAAG gACTCCAGCAGGAGGATTCACTTTTAAGGAAACTACTCCAGATGCCGTAACGAATTGGGCTATAACAGGGTTCTCACTTCATCCTGACACTGGATTGACTTTTACAAAGAATACAACAGATATTGAAGTTGTTCAACAATTATCTGTTTCATTCGACTTACCATGCTTTATGAGAGAAG GTGAAATTATTGAAATTCCAATTTTTATAAGGAACTATATGAACAAAGATGTAATAGTTAATGTAACCATTGAAAGTGATAGTGAAGACCTTGGAATTCTGAAACATTCTGAAGATATTTCTACGCCTcagaaaaatatctcaaaacttCTTCCTGGAAAGAAAAGTGATGAATTTCGATATTTCTTGAAACCAGTTAAAAGTGGACTATATAATATTTTGGTGAAGGCTATCTCTTCTTCGGGAAGTGATACCACTCTTAAGACCCTAAATGTCATACCTCGAGGTATATCTTATACAAGGTCTAAGAGGTACTTGGTTCATTTACTGGAAAAAAACATCCAAGAGGACGAAATTAATATTGATATTCCTGAAAATTCTGTACCGGGGTCTCAAATTATTGGGGTCTCTGCAGTTGGTGACATATTTGGACATTTAATTGAGAATCTTCAAAAGCTCTCTCAAGGTCCTTACATGAATACTGAAGACAATATGAAACTTATTGTCGCTAATTCAATAGTTTTGAAATATCTAAAG acccTAAATTATTTGAATACAAACTTGGAAAGCAAAATTCAGCTTAACCTTGAATTGGGATATCAGAATCAGTTAACTTTCAAATACTCCGATGGttcttttggtctttttgaacaaaaaattggaaaaactgGTGACATTTGGCATACAGCATTTGCACTGTGGGGTCTTAAAAAGGCGAATGAGTTCATTCATATAGACCCTAAGGTCATAAATGGAACTTTAAACTATCTCAGGGTAAAACAACAAGCTAACGGGTGCTATAAATCCAATAGTGGCTTAGAAGAAGATGTCAAATCAACAGCTTTTGTATTGATGGTTCTTTTAATGGATGAA ACTTTAAAAACAGCTTACAATGAAACGATTACAAAAGGTCTAGAATGTTTGTATGAATCTTCGAAGAATTTGGAGCATTCGGCGAGTTCTTTTATGACAGCTTATGTTTTGATTTTGGGGAACCATGAAAAGGCGGAGAATGTGACCAAAAAGCTTACTTCCGGAACTCATTTCTTGA gaaaacaaatgaCATGGACTTCGACAAATACCATTGAATCATATCTTGAAGTTTTTGCCAGTAGCTTCATGAATTTAATCGAGTCTCAAGAAATATCAGATCAAAGCTCTTTGAGAGTTCTTAGAGGTTTGATTGATTCAAAAACTAAAGAATCATCTATTTATCATATAATAGCCCTGCAAGCAATGGttggatatttaaaaaaatcttctttgctCAAAACTTATCTCAAAATACGTTTCAAAGATGATCACCATAATTCAGGAGATTTTCGAATAGATGCTGAAAATTTACAAGTTCTCCAAGGATATGAGGTAAATTCCATTGATTTTTCAATCTGCCCTaatcagattttcatttttttaagcttGCTTCAAATTCTCGAAAGGTAA
- the LOC129907294 gene encoding CD109 antigen-like, protein MRHEKMYEFESVEVKPGTTKLIELHAPSLDYGLANLEVHGYRGIISKDSALIQIRSEEYWVIIQTNKFKYKPGELVQFRLICIDQLTRPSKLNQNITVKIFDGQHNTLKSLSDVELVQGVYKGEFQISKNPVLGIWKIRATSDSIFTDKNFEVDRYALPKFNVDIKASIIATEKDQVQLEVSANYFHGEPVKGNLTIILTNTELPSMHYYMPYVPTLTRDLEINGSTTIILDLKNDLKFEFGKNKDQGPLNPYSLKLGSYKFNVEAFVIDELSEEKSWAETKLEIPSEPYYIELEAPDQFESDAIIKIKV, encoded by the exons ATGAGACACGAGAAAATGTATGAGTTCGAAAGTGTTGAAGTTAAACCAGGAACAACCAAACTGATTGAACTACATGCACCTTCCTTAGACTATGGATTAGCAAATTTAGAAGTCCATGGATATCGAGGTATAATAAGCAAGGACTCAGCTTTAATCCAAATTAGATCTGAAGAATATTGGGTCAtcattcaaacaaataaatttaaatataaacctgGCGAATTGGTACAATTTCGATTGATTTGTATTGACCAATTAACAAGACCTTCAAAGTTAAACCAGAACATAACGGTAAAGATTTTT GATGGGCAACACAATACGTTAAAAAGTTTGAGTGATGTAGAACTTGTGCAAGGCGTTTATAAGGgtgaatttcaaatttctaaaaatcctgtgTTGGGTATTTGGAAAATAAGAGCAACTAGTGATAGCATTTTCACagacaaaaattttgaagttgatCGATATGCTCTGCCAAAGTTCAATGTTGACATTAAAGCAAGTATTATTGCTACCGAAAAGGATCAAGTACAATTGGAAGTCAGTGCAAA CTATTTTCATGGTGAACCTGTAAAAGGAAATTTGACAATTATTTTAACCAACACCGAACTTCCATCAATGCATTATTATATGCCATATGTCCCAACATTAACAAGAGATTTAGAAATCAATGGAAGCACCACAAttattttagatttaaaaaacgATCTCAAGTttgaatttggtaaaaacaagGATCAAGGACCTCTTAATCCTTATTCTCTTAAACTCGGATCATATAAATTTAATGTAGAAGCTTTCGTAATTGATGAATTAAGTGAAGAAAAGTCGTGGGCTGAAACTAAATTGGAAATACCTAGTGAACCTTATTACATTGAACTTGAAGCACCAGATCAATTTGAATCAGAtgcaataattaaaattaaggtTTGA